Part of the Aerosakkonema funiforme FACHB-1375 genome, GGCGCGTCGAACTGCTGAAGGGAGAAATTGTAGAAATGCCACCAGAAGGAGAACCGCACGCCTATTTTAGCAGTGAAGCTGGGGAATATTTAATCCGATTGTTGGGCGATAGAGCTACCATTCGTATCGCTAAACCAATTACCCTTCCTAATAACTCCGAACCCGAACCGGATATTGCGATCGTACAACGATTGGGGCGCGAATATCTAGAACATCACCCTTACCCCGAAAATATTTTCTGGCTGATTGAATACTCAGATTCTAGCTTGGACAAAGATTTGGAAATAAAAAGTAAAGTCTATGCGGAAATTGACATCTTTGAATATTGGGTAGTCAACCTCAAGAAAAGACAACTGATAGTATTTCGAGAACCCGAAGATGGAGAATATGCTTCCAAGTCTACACTAGCGAGCGGGACAATTTATCCATTAGCATTCTCAGATGTAGCCATATCGGTAGCTGCGATCGTCAGCATTTAAGGAAGTAAGATCGGGTATCGACATTTTACACGCTTTTTATACCTTTAAAGCGTTCTTTTGCTGTTTGAAATGCTGCTTGCATCACCGATTGAATTTTCTTAGGATCGGGTTTTTTACCGCCCATTAAATCTCCAAAATAAACGCAAGCTCCCTCACCTAATGCTAAAGTGTAAGCAGCTGCCCAAGAAGCAGCGATCGCACTCCCAAAACCCGGTATAAATTTAACTAACTCCCGTCCAATCGCTTGTGCCAAAAAGCCACCTGCGATCGCACTCACAACACCTCCAGCTTGCGATCGCGTCAGCGTTTGTCCGTATAATTTCCCCAGCAGCCCCACCATCGATACCTGCAAAGCTGTCAGTACCGGCATCGTCGCAAAAGGCAAGGGTACAGCCGCCAACGCAGCTGCCATAATCGCAAACGCCAAAATATAACGGCGTCCCACATCTCGATAGAGATTGCCTATTTCGTGACCGGCTTTCTCATCCAATAACTGATAAATCGCACGCGCTTCTGCTTCCGGAAGTAAATCTGCCAAAGCATCTCTGAGCGCTTCTAAACCATACAATACTGGATTGTATCCATCTTCTTCTAGGGTAAAATCAATTAATACCGCCCGATCGTACAATCCGGCAAAAGCTTGCTGCATCGCCGCCAATGCGCGATTAACTTCCTCAAAGTTTGGTGGATACTCAGGATGATCCGCCGTATCGGGAGGATACACCTCATGCAAGCAAGTAACTGCCAGCAAACAAGGAATATCTGGATATTGCTGACGCAACTGCTGGGCAATTTGTCGCAGCGTGTCGATCGCAAAATCGTTAATTTTGACCGTAAAAATCAGAATTTTAGCGCGGCGATGTTCCTGTTGCAGATCTCCTACCAGTTCCCGGACGATCGCCTCAGTATCCTGCTTGACATCTCCCAGTCCCACCGTATCCGTAAAGATCAGCAACGGCAAGTCACTTGACGGATAAGCATAGCGCGAAGTATGTTGCGTGTGGGGACGAAATCCCTGTCCCACAATCTCCGCCGAAACACCCGTCAATCCCCGCACGATCGAACTTTTTCCCGCTTGCGGCTTACCGATTAGCAGCGCTTCCGTCGTTGGCAGTTCCGCTTTCACCGTCTCCAGGATATCTGCCACTTGCGCTTCGCTGACACTAAACCATTTCAGAACCGTCTCTGCCACTCGGTCTACCGGTAGCAACCCCATCATCCCTGCTGTAGCGCTGTGCCAAACATCAGCGATCCGCTTGATTTGGGAATTAATTATCGACTCAGGCGTTCCACCATCAGGCGCTTCACCGAACTGCTGAGAATTTTCTGACTGCTTTTGGATATCGCGTTCCTCAGCCATTCCCATCAAAACCGTGGATAGACGATCCCTCGCTGCAATGCGGATGATAGGACTTGAACCTACACTCCTCTCGGAACCAGAACCTAAATCTGGCGCGTCTGCCAATTCCGCCACATCCGCATAGATTTATATGATAGCAGAGCTGGCGTAGAAATAGATAGGGGAACAATCAAAAGTCGATCGCAAACCAGGGACAACGGGACAACGGGACAGTCATCCCTCTCCAGCTGACTCTGCCTTTCCCCAGCGGCTACTTAGGACAATTGCCAATCAACTATGAATAAGAATGGTGCTTTTAACAGGGTTTCAAAACTGACGTTACTTTTATTATTCCTAATTATAATCTTCACTCCCTTTACCATCATCGACGCCGGACATCGAGGTGTGCTGATGCAATTCGGCCAAGTGCAAGAACAAGTACTGGAAGAAGGAATTCACCCAATTATTCCCATCGTAAATACAGTCAAAAAGTTGAGCGTTAGGGTGCAAAAGCACGAAATATCTGCTGAGGCTTCTTCTAAGGATCTTCAAGATGTTTTCGCTGATGTAGCTATTAACTGGCATATTATTCCCGAACAAGCAAATGCGATTTTTCAAGAAATTGGCGACGAACAGGCTGTTGTCGATCGCATTCTCAATCCCGCAGTTGAAGAAGTGCTAAAAGCAGTCATAGCCAAGTACACTGCTGAAGAAATTATTACCGAGCGGGAAGAAGTTAAAGGAGGAGTAGACAATTTGTTGACCGCACGCTTAACTAACTATCATATCGCAGTTGATGATATTTCCCTCGTGCATATCCACTTTTCCGAACGCTTTAGGGAAGCGGTAGAAGCCAAACAAATTGCCGAACAAGAAGCCAAACGAGCCGTTTTTTTAGCCCAAAAAGCCTCTAGAAAAGCCGAGGCAAAAGTAAATTTAGCTAAAGGAGAAGCACAGGTGCAAACCTTGCTCCGCGAAAGTTTGACTCCTGAAATATTGCTTAAGCAAGCAATAGATAAATGGAATGGCGATCTGCCCGTAATTTTTGGTAATGATAGTGGAAATTTATTAGATTTAAGGGAATTCTTAATACAAACAAAAAAATAATTAGGCTCTCCCGTACTTAGGGTGATAAATTTTTCTAATCAGTTGGTCTTTTAGCTTCAGCAATGGGAAACTCAAAGCTCTGAAGCTAATAACTTAGTTTTTGTATCTGTGACGAAGCTAAAGCCATTGTACCACAGGCTTTGCCAAGCATCTATTAGATTTTATTATCACCTCAAGTACGGAAGAGCCTTTCAACTTCCCGCGTCGTTTACTTAATGAGTATAATTGCTTACAAAAGGGCGGTTAAAAATCTCGGACAAGTCCTGTATGAATGGAGATCGGTCAGAAAAAAGTATATCGATCGCATATTTTCCTCTAGACATTTGCTTAACCTGCAAGTTAAACTACGGTAAGTCGAGCGGAATACTGTATTATACCGAAGTACAGACTGTACAGCTACAGCAAGCTACACAAGGGGTTTTCTGGCCCAGACTCAGGGCCATACTCCAAACAGCAACTGTAGATTATCTGTCGCCCTCTCATCCCATTAAGCAAATAAAAATCATGTTCAGAAAACTAAAAGGTGGATTTCTGCTCGTAATAGGATACTTGCTCTCACCACTATGCTGGTGGAACGACCTAGTTTTTAATCTACCCATTGCTTATTTTGTTGGGTACATCTTTAGTTTGTTTAACTCAGATTTACTCGTACCTTGCTCGATCGCAGCGTACTGGCTGTCTAACGTTACTGGCATTATCATGATGCAAGTAGGCGCTGTGGATGTTCTGCAAGGACAGCCCAAAGAACGTAACCTTAAAAAAGAGCTACTGACTGGTTTAGTTTCCTCAACAGTCTATACAATGGCGATTTTGGCATTGATACAGTTTAAAATTCTCGAAAATCCCGGCCTATTTCCTGTGAAGATTCTATGAAGATCCGCATCCCGGAAATATGTACGGTTAGAATGGTTTCAACCCACCAAAGCTTTTCTTAATAGCCATAGCCTTAGAAGAAGTAAAAGCGCTTGGAGTGGTCATAAGGGGTTTGGTCTGCCATCTACCTACTGTTTCTCTAAATTGCCGCGATCGCTCCGAAAAACAGAAGCTCAATCACAGTAAAAGTTTCTGCAAATTAACACCCTGTAATAGGGCAGCAGTATGAACTATTTATTACTTTCAAGCCTCAGTTTTGTAGTTGGTATCATCGTCGGTTTAACAGGAGTTGGCGGTGCATCTCTGATTACCCCCATGTTGATTTTTATATTCCAAGTTCCACCTTCGATCGCTGTTAGTTCTGATGTAGTCGCTGCCACCTTAATGAAGGTTGTCGGCAGCTACAAGCACTGGCAGCAAAGAACCCTCGATCTGCAAGTTGTCACATGGCTGGCGTTGGGAAGCGTTCCCGGCTCACTGACGGGAGTGGGAATTTTATATTTGATTAAACATAATGAGGCTTTTAATCTGGATGGCATCCTGCTGCGCTTGTTGGGGGTGGCAATGCTATTTGTCGCCCTATCAGCACTTGCACAATTACTGCTGAAAAATTTTATTCCTCAATTGAAGTTACCGGAACCACCCAAATTTGACTTAAAAACTCACTCCGGTCGGATGCTGACCCTGGCTGTGGGAGCAGTTTTAGGCTGTGTAGTTGGCATGACTAGCGTGTCCTCCGGTTCGATGTTTGCGCTTGTGCTGATTTCCTTTTTCCGCCTTGACTCTCGTAAATTAGTAGGCACAGATCTCTTCCAAGCAGCCATTTTGTTAATTTTTACTTCTGTAGGACATCTCTGTCTTGGTACAGTTAATTGGAGTTTAGTATTACCCATCTGGTTAGGCACAGTACCGGGAGTGCTAATAGGTGCTAAACTGTGTAAAATTACCCCTCAGCCAGCACTCCGGTTTGTAATTTATGCAATCTTAGTAATGGTAAGCTGGAAATTAGTTTATCAAGCTTAATTAAACTATCATTCAGGTACAACCAAACTCGTTAAAGTGAGAGGTGCTGTAAAGACAAAATAGATCACTCCTGCACCCAAAATTAACACCGCCATACTGAACAGAATTATCCAGCGGTCTGCCGGTTCGTAAGTATCTTCTTCAATGTCGCGACGAACGGCAAAGTAGTGCTGAGTGGAAAGCAAAACTGTCAGCAAACCGACTACAGAAAACAGCAAACCCAACTTCCAGCCATTACCGGGGTAAGGTAACATCGGTGGGTGAAAAGCGCGAAGACGCACGATGACTACGCCAAAACCCATTAGAGCGATCGCACTCCGCATCCATGCTAGGTAAGTACGTTCGTTCGCCAAGTGATCCCGCACTCGCGACGGGTTCAATCGCCTTTGTTGATTCCGATCTGCCTCTACCTGCGTGGGTTTGAACATTAACTGCATCGGTGACACCTTTTCTTTTTAATTCAAATCTACAAATAAGCAAGTCTGAGAACTCCAACAGCACAGTTGCGTGCCCTATGTTATTTTCTCAGGGTTACAGTCAAATATCGCATATCTTTACAGAGTTATCTTGTATTTTTTCGCGAATTTTGACTGTAACCCTGGTTACAAAAACGCCTTTACATCATCACCAAGAAAGAAAGTTTAACCCTGGCTCTCTTTGCTCTCCACAATCGGTGCATTTGGAACTCGCGTATCTATGAATGCTTGAGATACATTTGGTATAAACCAGTTAACATCACCTGGTTTCAAGACTTTCGTAAAAGGAACGTTGAATTCAAGTACGCCAGTGTCGGAGTTTCTTTTGAGGACTACATTAGTTCCATTAGGTATCTTGACCGCAAGAGCGCCGCTCGATTGTTGCCCATTTTGTCCGGTAACCGTTAAATCTGTTGGTACTCCGTCATTCGGTACGTAAAATCCCTCACAATTCCATTTTTTTTCAGTTGTCTGACCGTCAGCTAAAAAGTAAAGTCCATTGTCATATGGTTCCTTGGATTTTTTAGCTTTGGGCCCATAAACAGCCACCGTCTTACCTGTTTCATTGCTGCACTGACTCCAGTTGATGCCCGATTCTAGAGTGTATTTCCTAAACTCTAACTCATCAATTTTTTGCTGAAGCTGCTCCGGCGTATAATCCTCTATTTGAGTTTGTGTCTCTTTCGCTTTCTTGAGATCGTCTAGAGTTTGAGTCACCTCTATGTATTCCGGATTTTTTGCCAAGGACGACTTGTGTTTGTTGCCCGCCCAGGAAGGTTGTGCGAGCAGTAAATTGGCTGCCAATACCAAGACCAAAACAAGATATTTGAATAGCTTCATCCTTTCTCTCCTTTTCCAATCTTACAGCTATTCAACTTGAAAAGTTGAATTTGATTTTTTATGGGAATATTGTCAACACAGAAGCTTTTACCTAATTTGACTGCGCTTCTTGTGTTTTTTCGAGTTTAATTCACTCATAATAATCCTAACAGCTATGCTTAATTTTATCAACTATCTATTTAATTTTTTTTGGCTTTTTTTTACCATCATTTTTTGTTTGAAAAATCACAATCTTAATCTATAGTTAAATAGATTTTAATATAACAGCAAATTATATATCAATATAAAATTATACTATTTAAACTTGGGTATTAAGTGATAAGTACCGCTTTCAACTAGAATGAAAATACCCAAACCTATCAATATAAAGGGAACTATAGCCTTACCATAGCGGGTTAAAATAGGAGCGATCGCACGATGGCGGGTTAGTAGGTAAGCAATGTAACACCAAACCCCGATCAGCAAAAAGAAGACTGTTAGAATAACTGCCAAACTAGCGGGGTCACTGCTGGCAAACAAAGGTACGTAGATACCGATATTATCTCCACCGTTCGCAAAAGTTACTACCGCCACATTATAAGTCTGGGGAGAAAGAACACTTGCCAGCTTTGAAAGCACAGATACATTGCTTCTTGAAGCGTCAAATTCAGTTGAAACTGCCTGCACTTCTGCATCATTTTCTCGCTTAAATAGATGGATTATACCTATGAAAATAGGAACGAAACCCAGTATGCCAATCCAAGCTTTGGGCAATATCAAACCACCAAAAAAACCAGGTAAACAGGCAAGAATGAGCGCTGTAAAACCCAAGTATTGACCAACAACGATGTGCCGACGACGGAAGGTGGCATTCACCTGGGCGAAAAAAAGAGTCAAAATAACAATGTCATCGATGTTGGTCGCCCCAAAAGAAGTTATTCCTGTGATAATTGCGGTTACAAGCCAATTCATTAGGCTATTATTGTCACCAAATTAATTTTGCGCTTCTGAAGTCGATCGCCCGCTACTTTTGACCAACCCCATCAAACACAGAGAAGCAGCAACTAAAGCCAGCGGACTCAAAGATTGATTTTTCAACACAATGAAAACGCCCAATCCAATCAAAACAAACGGAACGAAATGATTGCCATAACGAGTTAGGATGTCAGCCACCGCAGGTAAAGCCGTTAACTTGTAGGCAGTGTAGCACCAAACTGCCACCAGCAGAAAGAATACGCTCAAAATTACCAGCAGACTTGGTAAGGCGCTATTGGCAAACAACGGCACGTAAATGCCAATATTATCGCCGCCATTGGCAAACGTAACAGCTGCTACACCGTAAGTTTGGGGAGAAAGAAAACTCGCGAAGGGAGAGGGATCTGACTCATCTATTTCTGCCTGAACTTCCTCCTCAGAATCGTTTTCCGGATTGAGAAAGCGGCTGAGTCCTATGCCAATAGGCACCAAGCCAAGCAATCCAATCCAGCGTTCTGGTAGAATTAAACCGCCAAAAAAACCGAGAAGGCTGGCAAGCACAAGTGCGGCAAAGCCTAAATATTGACCTGCAACG contains:
- a CDS encoding Uma2 family endonuclease, producing MPVTTVKWTINEYHRMIAAGILDDRRVELLKGEIVEMPPEGEPHAYFSSEAGEYLIRLLGDRATIRIAKPITLPNNSEPEPDIAIVQRLGREYLEHHPYPENIFWLIEYSDSSLDKDLEIKSKVYAEIDIFEYWVVNLKKRQLIVFREPEDGEYASKSTLASGTIYPLAFSDVAISVAAIVSI
- a CDS encoding GTPase family protein, translated to MAEERDIQKQSENSQQFGEAPDGGTPESIINSQIKRIADVWHSATAGMMGLLPVDRVAETVLKWFSVSEAQVADILETVKAELPTTEALLIGKPQAGKSSIVRGLTGVSAEIVGQGFRPHTQHTSRYAYPSSDLPLLIFTDTVGLGDVKQDTEAIVRELVGDLQQEHRRAKILIFTVKINDFAIDTLRQIAQQLRQQYPDIPCLLAVTCLHEVYPPDTADHPEYPPNFEEVNRALAAMQQAFAGLYDRAVLIDFTLEEDGYNPVLYGLEALRDALADLLPEAEARAIYQLLDEKAGHEIGNLYRDVGRRYILAFAIMAAALAAVPLPFATMPVLTALQVSMVGLLGKLYGQTLTRSQAGGVVSAIAGGFLAQAIGRELVKFIPGFGSAIAASWAAAYTLALGEGACVYFGDLMGGKKPDPKKIQSVMQAAFQTAKERFKGIKSV
- a CDS encoding prohibitin family protein — its product is MNKNGAFNRVSKLTLLLLFLIIIFTPFTIIDAGHRGVLMQFGQVQEQVLEEGIHPIIPIVNTVKKLSVRVQKHEISAEASSKDLQDVFADVAINWHIIPEQANAIFQEIGDEQAVVDRILNPAVEEVLKAVIAKYTAEEIITEREEVKGGVDNLLTARLTNYHIAVDDISLVHIHFSERFREAVEAKQIAEQEAKRAVFLAQKASRKAEAKVNLAKGEAQVQTLLRESLTPEILLKQAIDKWNGDLPVIFGNDSGNLLDLREFLIQTKK
- a CDS encoding sulfite exporter TauE/SafE family protein, which gives rise to MNYLLLSSLSFVVGIIVGLTGVGGASLITPMLIFIFQVPPSIAVSSDVVAATLMKVVGSYKHWQQRTLDLQVVTWLALGSVPGSLTGVGILYLIKHNEAFNLDGILLRLLGVAMLFVALSALAQLLLKNFIPQLKLPEPPKFDLKTHSGRMLTLAVGAVLGCVVGMTSVSSGSMFALVLISFFRLDSRKLVGTDLFQAAILLIFTSVGHLCLGTVNWSLVLPIWLGTVPGVLIGAKLCKITPQPALRFVIYAILVMVSWKLVYQA
- a CDS encoding YidH family protein, giving the protein MQLMFKPTQVEADRNQQRRLNPSRVRDHLANERTYLAWMRSAIALMGFGVVIVRLRAFHPPMLPYPGNGWKLGLLFSVVGLLTVLLSTQHYFAVRRDIEEDTYEPADRWIILFSMAVLILGAGVIYFVFTAPLTLTSLVVPE
- a CDS encoding cadmium resistance transporter codes for the protein MNWLVTAIITGITSFGATNIDDIVILTLFFAQVNATFRRRHIVVGQYLGFTALILACLPGFFGGLILPKAWIGILGFVPIFIGIIHLFKRENDAEVQAVSTEFDASRSNVSVLSKLASVLSPQTYNVAVVTFANGGDNIGIYVPLFASSDPASLAVILTVFFLLIGVWCYIAYLLTRHRAIAPILTRYGKAIVPFILIGLGIFILVESGTYHLIPKFK
- a CDS encoding cadmium resistance transporter, with protein sequence MSELVTAIPTGIAAFTATNLDDIVILLLFFSQVNAAFRCRHIVAGQYLGFAALVLASLLGFFGGLILPERWIGLLGLVPIGIGLSRFLNPENDSEEEVQAEIDESDPSPFASFLSPQTYGVAAVTFANGGDNIGIYVPLFANSALPSLLVILSVFFLLVAVWCYTAYKLTALPAVADILTRYGNHFVPFVLIGLGVFIVLKNQSLSPLALVAASLCLMGLVKSSGRSTSEAQN